The following is a genomic window from Hemitrygon akajei unplaced genomic scaffold, sHemAka1.3 Scf000058, whole genome shotgun sequence.
TACGTGTCCTAAGATGGCTTTAGGAGCAAATAGCACtcgccgggggtggggggcattcgAGATTCTTGGTGGGGCAATAAGCTGCCTCTAACTTGTGGCAACAGACCTGATCGACcgttagtagagcaggcacttccaaaaagGATGTGTCACTGGGACACAGGAAGAAGCATCGCACTGCAGGCCTTGAGCATCCATCGTCACAACGGGTCTGACACTTGGCGATCTCGTCCGACCTTACCAACCTAACGGACGTCGTTGGGGATTAGCAACGAGGGTGCTCGGCATTTCGCCTTGACTCGCGGCACTGGGGCTAAAATAGGCTGGGAAACACTGCTATAGAAGAAGGATTTAGCCAATAGGTGAGCATAATCGTCCATGGATGGGATCCGCACGATGTGAGCAAAGGAGGAAAGCGTCCAACGTCAGGCTCAAagctggagacctcttcccagaaactgcGTGGTTCCTTGTGTCAACACAGGACCAGGCGGTTGACACAGAAATGACAAAAATGCACATTAAAAGAGTCACAAACTCAAGACGAAGTGTTGTGCCTCTCTCGGGGCTCTAAAGCAGAACATGCCGTTTGATTGCTTACACAGGCGCCATCTAGTGGCAAGCGTCATTCACCAAAGTCCTGCTTTAAGAGACGATCATGAAAGATACTATCGATGACAatcaatacaagcctgatccagttttagagtcggaGTCAAACAGTTGCATTGCTACCGACCCGTTATTAGAGATAGGGCGATACATGATCCTGTCCGGATATAATATCACAGGATAAACATGCAAATTAGATTTACTGAATAGATACAGGCATCCCGACACACACAGCACgctgaaatcaataagtgaaaaagccTGAAATATGCCATGGCGTTGATAGCAGTGTgacgtcattcactggctctcattttggaagggattcaatcggtcATCGCCGATACACCAACAGCTCCGCACTGGgaggcggccgttcacctgcaccgTGTGTGCGAAgggactcattcagttaacccaccttgtgatgctccggtgagttcacaataaatagaggccacatttctgtccggagtgagcagagagttttactcaatcatcccagatgctgcaacaccagcaaattcacatcagggaggaagttcaaatcagctctgtgttaaatgtttaaccttcACGGtcactgaaggcagctgcaggttcatgagggactgttactgtcggATTCtacagttcttgcggctgctcatcgcagcccaggactgaaccctggtcactgagcattggaggagtctgttctgctgatgttagccttaaactagactgctGTTTAATATTGCGCTCACTCTCTACTACGCTCACAATGTACACTCGAGAGGCCACTCAATCCATCTGGTCCcagcccatgtttctgttccatatcagtattttaAAGTGTATCTCCGCCGTTTATCTCTCACACTCCCTGTTGCAAATAGTCACTACTCTGTGGGAGAACAGaattcccttgaatttcatagaatcatagaaatctgcagcaaattacaggcccttcggcccacaatgttgtgccgaccatgtaccctactctagaagctgcctagaattaccctaccgcagagccctctaattttctaagttccatgaatTCTCTTAAGAttctcttaacagaccctattgtatctgcctctaccatttcaagcaccttaaactattTTCACTCATTTCAAAGGACTAGGCCTCAGACAGCTGTGTTTTTGCAATGCATCTCtcaagtctgacagcagactagcgaatgaatcttcgatggagcagagtcagaatccAAAGAGTTGCCAGCAGCAGtcggggctttggggctccagaaaaagatggggtctggaggtttTGAGCAGGAGGAGGgaagaggaatcagaccagcaggatctGGCTATGAATAAAAGATGAGAAACGTTTGGAAACTGGTTAATTGAAAAAACAAATTGGTTAATTTCTACAAAATATTGCCtgtaatcagcagatcaggcagcaaatgtggagaggaataaatagacagcATTTtagccgagccccttcagcatgcctggactgtgtactcctctgcttagttgccgCCTGAactgcacagttcctccagcattgtgtgtgtttgcattcctctttttccagcaactgcagaaacatgcccactctgggtgatcagaatggtaatctatacgggagacaaagtagatgggggaggttttaaatAGTAGTTTTACATCCGTATTTCCTCAGGAGATGGACGCAGAGTctgcagaagtgaggcaaagcagcatcaacttcatggaccctgtacagattacagaggtggaggtgtttgctgtcttaaggcaaattggcgtggatcaatccccagggcctgacaagttgttccctgggACTCTGGAATTGCAGAAATTGTCAGagcccaagcacagatatttaaatcatccttagtgacaggtgagggactggaggattggaggacagccaatgttgttctgctgttcaagaaagcctctAAACTTAAATTAAAAAATTGTACATTGGTGAGCTTGTCATCAGTGGTGGGAACGTTAATGGAACGTAAGTGCAGGAACTGGATATACAAGcttttggatagatgtggactgattaaggatagatagcatagctttgtgcatggtaggtcatgtctaaccaatcttatagagtctctcgaggaagttgtcagggaagtggatgaaagcaaggctgctgatgttgtctacatggactttagcaagacactTGGCAAAGTCTCAcattggaggttggtcaagaaggttcagtcactcagccttcaagatgagatagtaaattggatgagacactgtctttgggagaagccagagtgtggttgcAGATGGTCGCCTAtctgaccggaggcctgtgactagtggtgtgccatagggatcagtgtgggatctgttgttgtttgtcatctatatcagtaatctggatgatactgTGGTTAGCTGAATCAGCAAATACGTGGATCACACCAAGTCTGGGAGTTTAGCGGACTGTGAgcaggctatcatggcttgcagtgcgaactggaccagctggaaagatggcttgagaaatggaaaatggaatttaatgcagacaagtgtgaggtgttgcaccttggtaggacctaccagggtagctcttacacagtgactggtcgggcactgaggagtctTGTAGAGGAAAGGATCGGGGAATACAGGTCTctatttcactgaaagtggtgtcacagttcaaaaggtacagagagaaagattttggcccattggccttcataaacgcAAGTACTGTCAACAATAGACGGATGTTATGTTGACGTTGTACacgacattggtgaagcctaatttggagtattgtgtgcagttttggtcaccaacctacaggaaagatgtaaaagaggttgaaagagttcagagaaaattcacaaggatgttgtcaggtctggaggacttgggttataaggaaacattgaactggactggactttattccttggaaagtagaagcgtgaggggagatctgatggaggtataCCACAGTTTTGAGGgacatagatggggtaaatgcaagctgggtttttccactgagatggggtgggaccacaaccagaggccatgttgTGGTTGCACGATTGCAACATGTTAGAGGTCggtataggtacctggatggtaggggtatgggagtggaAAGCGTAAATAGCTTGGCAccaactagatgggccaatgTGTCTGAATCtttctatgactgtgacaagAATCTTAAACAATACTAATATTCACTctaattcattttaacagctgtgcagaccaaccatacaTCTGGGTAGGAAATATCTACatggcattaaaactgtggcactttaagttaacagtacataaaagaaaatcccagctgcacgtcaacaaagggtatttgtgtgagagtgtttcagttcctGTGGGGCCAGgctcccatgcagctcagtgggaacagggaataaccccaatggagagagtcaaactgagccaattcacagattggagatgccagaaatgctccattcttatagagactggAAGAgtatcagagaatttgatggtcattccagacacCAACCATGTGCCCAGTTACAAGATGGTTTCTTTCtgcaacttgggttgaacctcactgtaacagtgtgatgccagatcacaccttggtaACTaatgtgatctcatctgaaatgttgtcctacacccattgatggattttgtaaatctttttacaggttaaaaatgacaaggaaattggctatgggaattcaaacaaaacacaccagttttgctgtctctgtccagatatttaagaagtggagcaagggattccctcaatcatccttcctgctcagactgtgggaagggattcactctatcatctgaccgactggcacgcCCGTTATTTTACACAGGtaacattcacctgttcagactgggaATGGAATCACTCGTTAATCTCAACTAAAGGTacgtcagcaagttcacactgggacaaggctattcacttgttctgtgtgtgagaagggattcagacgATCTTTCCAGCTGTGggcacaccagttagttcacattgggcagaggctggtcatctgctgaaattGTCGGGAAGGATTCACTAGGCCATATCTGACcgaatggcacaccagcgagttcacactggagagcggccgttcacctgctccgactgtgggaagggattcattcagtcatctaaactgaaggaacatcagcgagttcacactggagagaggccatacacctgctcagactgtgggaagggattcactcagtcatcctccctattggcacaccagtcagttcacactggggagtggccgttcacctgctcagtgtgtgcgaaaggattcactcgatcatcctccctattggcacatcagtcagttcacactggagtatggccattcatttgctcagactgtgggaagggattcattcggtcatgtgatctgctggcacaccagcgagttcacactagggagaggccgttcacctgctgtgaatgtggaaggggattcgctcggtcatctgatctactgatacaccagtcagttcacactggtgagaggccattcacgtgctcagactgtgggaagggattcattctgtcACACGAACaactggtacacaagtcagttcacactggggagtggccgttcacctgctcagactgtgggaagggattcactcggtcatctcaactacagagacaccagcgagttcacaccgagtAGAGGCCGATCAACTGGTCAGTCTTTGGGAAAAgtttctctcagccaaatcagcgagttcacactggggagtggccgttcacctgcagtgaatgtgggaagtgattcactaAGTAATCTAAGCGTgtgtaactctcgcttcagctagcagcttaatatagcttaatttgcccccccccccccccagcccggccaaacttaagaaatctcttttgggtggatgctgtgtgatgtgtcccctgttacaaatcagtaccctgaaattacaaacagtacacaacatgtgattaaacaattgagatttataattcttactttgactatagggttagtaaagacaacagaaaaaaagaaaatgagcccactctctccattcgcgtcttctcatctctccccagcaaaaaaccatgaaaatctctcttccagactcagaagaaggaacatttctctcattggatacACCCGCACTCCAAATCCCTGTTTTCTCtagtcgtaacctaaacattgtTATACTTGTGACAcactgttcacactggggagaaagtttcaatgagttgcatgctggatatttgtccatcaccgttgctgaatgcaatttcgagagtgactgtcggtgctgaactctgcaattattgctgctgctcaccacacccaggtctgcaccctggtcactgggcatgggaggagtttcttctgctgcacattcacctttaatgggactggagtttaatattctggatctgagacaagtaaatcagttctattttaaactctgtctccggtacttagtgaATCTTTAACACACCTAGTACACAGTAGAgggtcaactcaggccggctggcccctgccagtgattctgttccaggacagtccttttaaatcctcccctgttgttcccctctcgctctccctgtggtgatgggttctaAACCGTCACCATCCTGTGGATGAAGAGGTTTCCCTGAAttctctgcagactgaagaaattgagctgactgcagttctgtctgagatgttctgaaatctctgggctgaggaagaatgaattTGGGAGTTACCCTCCTTATTCACGGCTCATTTCCAGATTATGGGTCATTTTACCTGCTTCTGAAGGGTTGTTGAAAATaccactgtcctctaaagactgaaagcagaatgggaaaccatccGTTGGATGTCCAgcggagcagggtcagaaaccagaggcgggtctgcacagggcagagtttggggctctggacgatggtcggggtaagaacgtacgatgaggagaagggaatcagcagcggggcgtggcaacgaatgacagagtagcaacatttggaagctgattgacagagaaaatatttcggttgtctgactgatgacacaaacaatgcctgtggtgaggtgctccactggttgaggaacgtatgtgtgtttggaatggttttatctattgggggagttgttcctgcttgtttatcctgtaatattatatctgaatggttattatggattgtcctatctgaaataatgtattgattataaaacatatagaatagtacagcacattacaggcccttcggcccacaatgttgtgctgaccctcaaaccctgcctcccatatagcctcccaccttaaattcctccatatacctgtctagtagtctcttaaatttcactagtgtatctgcctccaccactgactcgggcagtgcattccacgcaccaaccactctctgagtgaaaaaccctcctctaatatcccccttgaacttccctccccttaccttaaagccatgtcttcttgtactgagctgtggtgccctggggaagaggcgctggctgtccactctgtctattcctcttaatatcttgtacatcctaccatgtctcctctcatcctccttctctccaaagagtaaagccctagctcccttaatctctgatcataatccatactctctaaaccaggcagcatcctggtaaatctcctctgtaccctttccaatgcttccacatccttcctatactgaggcgaccagaactggacacagtactccaagtgtggcctaactagagttttatagagctgcatcattacattgcgtctcttaaactctatccctcgacttatgaaagctaacaccccataagctttctcaaCTACcctatgaggcaactttcagggatctgtggacatgtacccccagatccctctgctcctccacactaccaagtatcctgccatttacttggagTTTATCATATAAATTGTaatattttgactctaaaactggatcaggcttgaatttatggtgcctttatGAAGTAATGGAGggcatttatgagtttgtattttaaagcaagattttggtgaatgattaatgaattaattaggtcacgaGTTCAAGGAACCCTTCGGGCAAAGTGctcttaatatgatcaaattcaccctgacattagagaaggtgACATTAATGTTACCCTGACATTAAAGTCAGATGTGTAATTTGAGAATTTGAGAGCAAGAGAGAAGAATTGgacaaaattgatttgaaaagaacacgggcagggatgaaaacagaacagcaatggctggaatttctgggagcaattcggaaggcacagggtatatacacatcacaaagagcaaatagtattctaaaggtaaggtgacaaaaccgtggctgataagagaaaccaaagacaacgTAAAAACCAAGGAGAGGGCACAGAGCAAAAGTTatttggaagttagagaattgggaagcttctaaaaacaaacagaatgcaactaaaataattaagaaggaaaagatggaatacatagaTGTGCTAGCCcgcaatattaaagaggataccaaatttttcttcaggtacatatattgtaaaagagaggctgaagtggatatcggaccactgaaaaatgatgctggacaggTAGTAGTGGGGTGGTGgtgcaaggtgatggcagatgaactgaataagtcttgtacatcactcttatctctcgaagacactggcaggaatatggaagtcccagatgtcagtggtcagaatgtgtaaagttacgttacacgggagaaggttctttgggaaagagagatggtctgaaggtaaataggtcacctggaccagatggtgtacaccccagagatctgaaagaggtggctgaagtgatgTGGAGGCATTGGCAATGATCCTTCGAGAATCGTTAAGGAAATAAAATCCAAAGAAGATTTTTccttcactgctccccctctcccagtttcacccatcacctaccacgtCTTCCATCCCTCcaacccccacacttcttcctctgacgtctcatcttctttgttcccagtcctgatgaagggtctcggcccgaaacgtcgactgtttactatttcccatatatgctgcctggcctcctagcttactccagcattttgtgtatgtgttgcttggatttccagcatccacagattctcctgtTTTTGATAAAAGCAAAAGCGGGGTCACGTAATATAGCAAGAaaacagtgggaagtgagaggattggaaatcttttacataaccaacaggagacaacaaaaaaaaaacacacacacacacacacacaggagagacatgatgaaaaattaaggtaagtgagccaaAAATATCAGGTATCAAAAGttgttcagatatataaagagtatagaggggcaagagttgatattgtaccactggaagatgatgctgacGAGTTAGTAATAGAGCAGAGAAATCGCGGCCGAATGTAATAAGTAtcttgtgtcaatcttcactgtgtcaGACACTCACAGTATAAGactatcagacataggagcagaattaggccactcagccccatcgagtctgctccgccgttctatcatggctgatcccagttctcactcaaccccatgcacctgtctCCTCGGCATATCCTGTAATGCCTCGACTGATCCGTACACTGGAGAGAGAAGGAGACGAGGTGCGAGATCAGACTGCAAGGTTTGAGCGGCTCAGGGACCGTGTGACCATTGCTCCCATTCTGACCTCGTCTCCGCATTCCGACACTGCCCCCTTGTGGTGACACTGTGCCGCCTGCTTTCTGTGCTGTTGCTCTTTCAACTTTGCCAATGGAAGAACGGCCGTCACTGTATTGTCACCGGCGTCAGTTATCACAGTGTGCAGTTGTGCCTCTTCTTCCCAGACGATATCTTACTGCAGGCCGTCATTACACTTCACTCGACATATCTGCAGCGGTTTGCCGAGGTACTTGATGAGATGCCGAAACTCGGCAGGCTCCTGCGGGTTTGAAAGTGTTGGCGTGCTTTCCTCGCAATGATATTTATACGGGGGCTCCAGGACTGGTTCTCGGAAAGAGTCgtacccagaaatttaaagttactgatcctctcacctctgatcctctgctgATTACTGGCGCATGGACCGCTGGTTTCTCAAAGGCCGAACATTTATCTGATGATTTCGTCACTTTGCTCGTGACTCTCCCTCGGGTGAAAACAATTTAATATCACACATAGAGCAGGACAGTGCAGGAGCAGAGCCTTCGGTCATCGAAAAAAAGTTGAAGTCACTTGTGACGAACAAGAGAATTCTTCAAAGATGAACATGGACAAATGATAACAAACCCGTTCAGGATAATGAAAGGAGGTCTCAGTATTCAGAAAATTCTAATCTGAACATAACCCGTGTTCACAGAAATGACATAGGAAAATATAAATGTACGATAAACAATGAGTTCAGTAGTGACAGAGCTgagatctacctgcatgttaactgtaagtttgcagatggctcaTTACATCAAATTGCCTTCAGTATTACTGATTACAGAAACAGCATACCATATCGATTCCCTTTGATGATGGACCAGACAACTTCATGATTCAGCGTCAGGGTCCACCTGTTACAGATATCGTTACAAGCCTGAAATTATCTTGTTCTGCCcagtcagttcccactgctgacaATAGATGGCGCAATGGGATAACCTATGTGCAGACAGGCCAGGACAACCCCACCGAGTCGGTAAACAACGTTGACCGTAGAAATTATACTTGGCAGATTGAGATCAAAGTAACCATGAAACACAGCGGCTTTTCTGTAAAGATTACAGTACAGGGCAAGTGAAAGTTTCCGTCAATATTCAACTTCCAACCACCGCTTCAACTTCTGAGCAATTTTATTTTGCAGCTCTATTCTATCTACTTTATTCGTCATATTAAAGAAAAAACTGTTTATCAGGGATAGGGAAGGTGGAGCAGAGTAACAGATATACTAGAGGTCCTTCAGGGCTTTTTAATTGTAAGTCAAGTTCCGGGATTTATTTATGTCAAATTTCCACAGATCTTCATTTAAGTCTACAGCGAATAACGTCCCATGCTTGCCAAAACTCTTCATTAACTCTTCATTTAAAATAATGGAGAACCGTGCCTCTGtcacagagggacattctgtgccCATGTTTGTAAGCAGGATTTCCCATCGCTTCTCTTCACACCGGCAGCTTCATTTGGAATCGCCGCTGACTGTGAAATGAAGCTCTTGAAGTTTTCAGAAGCAGATCTCTTTCTCAGAGTTCAGACCTTCGTGCAGCGCCGACGTGACTTCACGACGTTAAGGAATCGATCCCTTTGTGAATGAAATTCAGCCGCTGCACAAAATGAACGAAACAATCTTATGCAAACTAAATTAAGTAGGCAGTggaaaaaaaaagtggcagacaAAATGAAACGTATCCTCTCCATGATTCCGTAGAATTATATCCGGGAACTCCTTTTTATAAACTCCAATTCGTTTGCCATTCAGGCTAATATGTTGGACAGGATACAAATTGGGTCCACCGAGCCCAGCTggtgtgattggactgcagtagaaaggagtgattccattcctctttcagttctattggCAGAGCCCGTGTCTCGTGTCAATGTAAACATCAACTATTACACTCTCAGATAAAAAAACAATGATAAAGTTGTATTCCCCTGTGACGTTAAGGGCGCAATTCAGATAAAACATCATTAGAAGACATCTAACATCAATATCTCTGTTTTCAGAGAAAAAACCTAGTCTGAACATAACTCGTCTTAACAGAAATaccacaggaaattatagacgtaCTGTCAATATTCATTGCAACCTCAACAGTGCAGagatctacctgcaagttaattgtAGGTACGCAGGTTGCTCATTACATTAGTTTGCATTCAATATTACCGATCACAGAAACAGCATACAATCTCTATTTCTGTTGCAGATGGGCCAGACAACATCAGGATTCAGCTGCAGGGTTCTGTTTTCAAAATACTGTCACAAGTCTGAAATGAACTTGTTCTGCCCAGTCAGTTCCCAATACTGACTATAGATGGCGCAAGGGAGCAAATGACCAGCAGACAGAACAGGGCAACACCATCGAGTCATTTATCAACGTTGCTAAACAAGTGGAAATTATACTTGGAAACACAGCAGCCTTTCTGTAATGATCATTTAAACATAAACATCcaagtaattttattttgtaattttcacGCTGTGCTCTTCTGTAAACTTTTGTCACGAGAGGTATAAAAAAAAAGATATTGTGAATATGCAGCAGAGTTGTAGATATCATGGAAGGTCTGGAGTGATTTATTTAGAAGTCAATTTTCCGGAAATTTAATATCTTCATTTAACCCTATGGCGAAGAGTATTTCATGTTTCCCAAAGCATGGAGAACTAAAGAGCAGGTGGAACTATTCGGTTCAAATTACGGAGGGCCATGTCGGCTTATCTGCTTCGGTACCCGAGGGACATACTGTGCCCAGGCCTGTGAGCAGGATCGCTCAAAGCCGTTCTTCACAGTAGCGGCTTCAGTCGACGTTACGACATATTGTCGACTGAAACACCTGACATTTTGAGAAGTAGATGCGTTTCTCAGAATAAAGATCCCCGAGCAGTTCAAACCTGATTTCACGAAGTTAAGGAAACAACCCCtttgtgaataaaatacagcCGCTGTGCATATTGAAGGAATTAATCTTGGAGCCAGTTACCCGGGGTATAAGTCACATAACATTAAGGGGCAGAAATAGAATCTgatggagacagtgagcaggtcaggaagcatctgtgaagggaaaacaGAAGTCGACATTGCAATGCAGGACTGGGAGGTGGGGAAACAATGAAGTATTAAATGAACCTTCaccggagagagagggaaatggg
Proteins encoded in this region:
- the LOC140721601 gene encoding uncharacterized protein; amino-acid sequence: MAHQRVHTGERPFTCSDCGKGFIQSSKLKEHQRVHTGERPYTCSDCGKGFTQSSSLLAHQSVHTGEWPFTCSVCAKGFTRSSSLLAHQSVHTGVWPFICSDCGKGFIRSCDLLAHQRVHTRERPFTCCECGRGFARSSDLLIHQSVHTGERPFTCSDCGKGFILSHEQLVHKSVHTGEWPFTCSDCGKGFTRSSQLQRHQRVHTE